The Mumia flava region AGCCGTTCGTCGCCCGCGGCATGCCGGACGAGGAGTGGGAGTCGACCGTCTCGACGATCGCCAACCTGCTCCCGGTCGCCGGGCAGACGGTGCTCGCGGTGTTCCGTGACGAGCTCGCCCACGTCATCGACGACGCACTCGGCGAGGAGCTCGCGGCGCTGGCCGAGGGCTCGGGCGCCCAGCGCCGGCAGGCCGAGGGCGCCTGATCCCGAGGCTCCGGCCTCAGAAGCACCCCAGCCCCAGAAACGCGGCGGACCCCACCTGGCGCTGGAGGGAGGGACCGCCGGGTGAGGTCGTCGCTGGTTCCAGCCTAGGTCAGCGGACCCAGGAACCGGAGTGCGGTCGCCTGTGATCTGGGACCCATCGGACTCCGGTCAGCGTGTCCGGACCCCGCCGGACCCCACCGGGACGAGCTCGATGAACACCTTGCCTGCGGGGAGCCGCAGCGGTTTCTTCGACCCGATCGTGAACCGGAACGGAGCCTTGGCGTTCTTCTTGTGCCACCGGGCGGTGAAGGTCTTGCCGCCGTGCATGATCTGCGCCTTGCCGTTGCCGGTCAGCACGGTCTCGGGCACGGGGTTGCCGGCGGGGTCGCGGTAGCCGGCGTCGGCCTGCTTCGTGTGGAGCACGAGCACGGTGTCCGGCTTGAAGTCGTCGCTCGACGGTGCGTGCGAGCCGGGTCGGGTGTACCTCGAGCCGGTCCAGCGCCAGGCGGTCGTGGTCGTCGGCGAGAACCGCACCCCGAACGCCTTGGGCATCGCCTTGCCCTCGGGCGCACCCGCGCCGAACGGCAGGTACGGCTGGGGCGCCTTGCCCGGGCTCGACTGCGCGTCGGCGTGCGCCTTCAGGTCCAGCAGGCGGTCGTACGGCGCGCTCTTGCCGGGGTCGCGCGTCAGCGCGAGGTTGCCGGTGTCCTCGCTGGCGAAGCTCACGCCCGCGCCACGGATCTGGCTGACGACCTTGCCGGCCCCGCCGGAGGCGACGAGCTGGCCGCCGGTCGGTGAGACCAGGGCGATGTCGGTGGTCCGGGTCGACCGGACGTGTCCGACCTTCTTGGGGAGGTCGGAGTAGAAGAACGCGGCGATCCGGGTCAATCCGCCCTCGACGAGCTCCTCGACGACGAGGTCGGCCTCGCCCAGGCCGGACTGCGGGGCACCGGCGTCGGTGTTCTCGATCTTCACGAGGTACGCCCGGTGCTGCGGGATGCCGTCCGGCACCGCCTCCCCGGTGAACGGGTTGGCCCGGACCAGGGTCGCCGCGTCGCGGGCGGTGCCGCTCGACGTCGGGGTCGGCGTCGCAGCCGCTTCCGGCTCAGGATCGTCGCCCGAGCAGGCGGCGACCAGCGCGGTCGACAGGACGAGGCCGGCCAGGGCCGAGGTGGTGCGGACGGCGCGGCGGCGCACCACCTGCAGGCGGTCGGAGGTCACGAGCATGCTCCCTATGGTGGAGCAGGGCCGGTGCCGTACCCGGCACCGGCCCTGCTTCGAACGGTCGCGTCGCGCGGAGGTGCGCGACGATCAGCGCGTCAGAAGCGCTTGCGGAGCGTCCCCGCGGACCACGAACGGGTCCAGATCTTCTCGACCTTCACGCGCGATCCCGAGTAGGGCGAGTGCAGGATGCGCTTCTTGCCCCAGTAGATCCCGACGTGGTACTTGCGGCTGCCGCCGAAGAACACCAGGTCGCCCTTCTTCGCGTTGCGCTTCTTGATCTTGCGCACGCGGTGGTACTGGGAGTCCGCGGTCCGCGGCAGCTTGATGCCGGCCTTCTTGAACGAGTAGCTCGTCAGGCCGGAGCAGTCGAACGAGCCGGGGCCCGAGGCGCCGTAGCGGTACGGGTCGCCCTTCTGGCGTGCGGCGACGCGCTCGGCCTTGTCGATCTTCTTGATCCGACGCAGCTTGATGCGCTTGCGCTTGAGGCGCTTCTTCTGCTTCTTCGTGAGCTTCTTCTTGGCGGTGACCTTCGAGCCGACGCTCGACCCGGTGGCCGCCGAGGCGGACGACGCGGAGACGACGCTGACGGTCGCGAACACCATGACAAGAGCGGCAAAAGCCGCGACGGGCAGCGCGACGAGGCGCTGCCAACGGGGGTTGGCAAGCATGATCACTCGGTGTCCCTGCAACGCCTGCGAAGTGAGCTGTCGGGTTCGGGCGAGAGACGTGGCCCGGTCCTGGTGAGGACTTCACCCCGAGCGCGAGCGCCGTGAGGCGTTCACGCAGAAGTTGGTTCCTCCGCTCCTGCCCTGGGGTTCATCACTCGGCAACGGGGGACGTGCGACGGGTGGGCAGGACTCGGCGTCCCGTGCACGATGCTGTTCGCCCGACGTTCCGTGGACCAGGTCTTCAGGGGCCTGGCGAACCGATGAAGTTGTCTGCGGCGGGGGTCCGCCGAACCGCGGGCCACACTAGGCAGACCCGACATGAGGGGCAAACGCGACATCCTCCGCAGAGGCGTCAGAAAGTCACTTTGTGGGAGAAACCGCCCTGGGATTTCAGGCATCCCGCGGTGAAATCATGACCCATCTCACATTTGGTCACAGGAGCATCACAGGGCCGTAACAGAACGGTATCAGTTTCGAAGTGAACCGACCTGGCGGACGGCCTCGACGACCGCGTCCGCGACCCCCTCGAAGTCCCCTGGGCCACCGGCGGTGAACCGGACGGCCGTCTCGGCCACCTCCGGTGAGATCCCGAGCGCCAGG contains the following coding sequences:
- a CDS encoding DUF3048 domain-containing protein; this translates as MLVTSDRLQVVRRRAVRTTSALAGLVLSTALVAACSGDDPEPEAAATPTPTSSGTARDAATLVRANPFTGEAVPDGIPQHRAYLVKIENTDAGAPQSGLGEADLVVEELVEGGLTRIAAFFYSDLPKKVGHVRSTRTTDIALVSPTGGQLVASGGAGKVVSQIRGAGVSFASEDTGNLALTRDPGKSAPYDRLLDLKAHADAQSSPGKAPQPYLPFGAGAPEGKAMPKAFGVRFSPTTTTAWRWTGSRYTRPGSHAPSSDDFKPDTVLVLHTKQADAGYRDPAGNPVPETVLTGNGKAQIMHGGKTFTARWHKKNAKAPFRFTIGSKKPLRLPAGKVFIELVPVGSGGVRTR
- a CDS encoding C40 family peptidase, producing MVFATVSVVSASSASAATGSSVGSKVTAKKKLTKKQKKRLKRKRIKLRRIKKIDKAERVAARQKGDPYRYGASGPGSFDCSGLTSYSFKKAGIKLPRTADSQYHRVRKIKKRNAKKGDLVFFGGSRKYHVGIYWGKKRILHSPYSGSRVKVEKIWTRSWSAGTLRKRF